AGCTTTTTACAGTACTTATCCTTTTTACTCCCTACTTCTGGAACAGAAACGTATAAGAGGAAACAGGGAATGCCCTTATTTCCATCCCCCTCCCAGGCTACGGTATAGCTCTATATTAGCCAGAATAATCTGTCTTTTAAGGTTAGCCAGATCAAGCTCACTTTGTAGCGCATCTTCCTGAGCATTAATTACTTCTAGGTAATTAGCAAAGCCACTCTGGAATAAGAGTGAGGCATCGCGAACACCTTTACTACTCACCACTATCCTTTTCTGGGCAATGCTGTATTCTTCCCTTAGCTTTTCTATCGTGACCAGTGCATCGGAAACCTCGCGTACCGCCAGTATAATATTATCCTTAAAATCCAACTCAGCTAACTGACGCTCTGATACAGCAATGGAATGGTTTGTTTTTAACCTTCTGTTTTGAAAAAGAGGCTGAAAAATAGCCCCATTAATTAGCGCGAAGCCAGAACCCATAGGATCCAGAAAGCTATCAAAAACAAAAGAGTTTAAGCCAGTACTGGCATTGAGCATGATAGAGGGGTACTTCATCGCCTGAGTAACGCCTACCCGGGCATTGCTGGCAATTAGCTGGTATTCTGCAGCAGCTATATCCGGTCGGTTGTTAATTAGCTCCAGAGGAACGCCAACTACATAGCGATCATCAAAAGTTACATCTTCCAAATTCTGTTCAATATCTATAGGTTGCGGGTAGCGACCCAAGAGCTGGTTTAGTCGATTTTCCAGCAGGGTGTACTCTCTTTCAAGCTGCGGTATTAATGATTCTGCTCTCAGTATTTGTGACTCTGTCTGTTGTATAGCCAGAGATGTCGTTTCGTCTGCTTCAAACTGTAATTTAACTATATCCAGTGTGTTTCTGCCCAGCTCCAGATTTCGTTCGGCCACTGCAATCTGAGAATTGATCATGAGCATGTTATAATAAGTAGAGGCAATTTCAGCAACTATAGCTGTCTGTACCGCTTTCTGAAACTCTTCGCTTTGCATAAACGATGCCTGGGCCGCTTCTTTTTGCCAGCGTAACTTGCCCCACAGGTCAATCTCCCAGCTGGCAAAGATGGTTGTAGAATATGCCAGCCTTTCGGTATATAGTGTTTTGGGAGGGTTTTCTCCGTGATTACGTCTGGCCCGGTTTGAGCCATAGTTGTTGTAATTTTCGGAATAATACTCTCTATTGTACTCAAAAGGCGAAATACCAAGGCTGGGATAAAAATTTGCTTTGGAAAGCTCAAGGTTTTGAGACCCTATCTCAATTTGTTTGGCCCCTTTCAGCAGTTCAATATTATTGATAAGTGCCGTATCAATCAGCGCTATCAGTGTAGAGTCCTCAAAATAATCTCTCCAGTTTACATCAGCAAGCGTAGTCTGGTTAGCCAAAGAGGTAGTATCCAACTGAGATATTCCATAATAGCTATCAATTTTATCGAACTGAGGCCTTTGGTAGTTATCTCCCACCTTGCAGCTGATGGCCGTAATTAAAATTATACTTATTGTGGCAAATTGTTTTATACACTCCATAAATATCAACTTACTTAGGTAGTTTTAATGTTGAACCGCTCACTTAATTGAATAAACAGATAGGTTAGTACGGGTATGATAAGAATACCCAGAAATACGCCGGAGAGCATACCTCCCGCGGTGCCGATACTCACGGATCTGTTACCTATAGCGGAAGAGCCTTCAGAAAACATCAGGGGGACTAAACCAGCGGTAAAAGCCAGGGAAGTCATAACGATAGCTCTCAGGCGTAGTGCACTGGCATCTAGTACTGCGTCCAGTATATCGGCACCTGCCTCCCTTTTCTGGGCGGCAAATTCTACAATTAGAATGGCGTTTTTGGCAAGCAGACCAATTAGCATAATAATACCTACCTGCACATATATATTGTTGTCTATACCTGCAAGATTAATAAAAGCAAAGACACCTAAAATACCAGTAGGCAGGGAAAGCATTACGGCCATAGGCAGCCAGAAGCTCTCATACTGGGCCGCCAGAATAAAGTATACCAACACTATACTAATGATGAATACAATAATAGAATCTGAACCTGATTTCTTCTCTTCCAAACTCATCCCTGTCCATTCAAAATTAAGGCTGGCTGGCAGGGTTTGGTCGCTCAGCTGTTCAATTCTATCCATTACATCTCCGGTACTATAGCCCTCGGCAGGTGTAATGTTAATTCTGGCCGCATTGTACAAATTATAGCGGGTTACGGTCTCCGGACCAAAAGTTTCTTCCAGTTGTACAATAGTGTTTAGAGGAACCATCTCATTCTCATTGTTTTTGACAAAGATGGCGTTAAAGGCTTCCGGGGTTTCGCGGTATGAGATATCGGACTGCATAAATACTCCGTACTGGCGGGTAAACCTGTTAAAATCGCCCACCCGGGTACGCCCGAAATTAGACTGTACCGTAAACATCATATCCTTAACACTTACCCCTAAAGCTTTAGCTTTTTTATAGTCAATATTTAATCGGTACTGGGGAAAATTAGTATTGTAAGAGGTAAAAGCATTACTAATCTCCTCTTGCTGATTAAGCTCTGCAATAAACTCATTAACTAATACACCAAACTCACTTAGGTCACCATCAGAGAGGTCCTGAAGCATAATCTGCACCCCATCAAAATCGCCAAATCCTTGTACTGTGGGGCGTGGGTACATGTTAATTCCCTGAGCATCACTAATTACAGATAGCTTGCTCATCAGGTGTTTGATAAGCTCATTGATGTCCTCTATATCGCCGCGTTCGCCTATTTCTTTTAAGATAACATAGCCCAGACCTGAAGATGGGCTTTCTGAACCGCTCACTACGTTGTATCCAGAGACTGTATTTACGCTCTCTACCGCTGGCTCTAACTGGAGGATAGAGTCTGCCTCCACCAAAGCCTGATTGGTACGGTGAAGCGAAGCTCCCTCGGGTAGCGTAAGTGTGAAAATCAGGAAGTTGTCATCTTCAGTAGGAATAAATGCCTGAGGTGTACGATTAGCTAAAAAGGCAGTTAGTAGCACTACTCCCACAAGCCCTGCCAGGCTTACCCATTTGAACTTAATAGCCTTACGAGCAAGGGATACATATTTTTTTGTAAACGTATCAAAGAGTCTGTCAAATTTACGTAAGCCCAGAGTACCTACCTCTTTTACCTTGCGTACCTTTTTAGACTGCTCCAGTTTCTCCATTACCCGGTTTTTCTTCGCTTTCTCATCCAGGTTTTTATATAGGAGAATAAATAACACCGGGCCTAAAGTAAGGGCAATGATGGCTGAAATGATTACAGCAATGATAATGGTATATGCGAACTCCTGATAGAAAACACCTACCGGACCTTGCAGAAAGCCCACCGGAAGGAACACTGCCGCAATTACCATAGTAATAGACACAATAGCTCCGGTAATTTCTGTTAAGGCAGAAGTAACTGCTTCTCGGGCAGTCATGCTGTAGTGCTGCATCTTCTCAAAAATGGCCTCTACCACCACAATGGCGTTATCTACTACTATACCGATAGAAAGTACGATAGAGAACATGCTAAGTACGTTCATAGAAACCCCTACCAGGGAAAGGAAGAAGAAGGTACCAACCAATGAGATAGGAATGGTAATAGCCGTAATAAAGGTGGCTTTAAAATCTTGCAGGAAGATGAATACAACCAAAAACACAAGAATAAAGGCCTCTATCAGGGTTTGTTTTACGTGACCCATAGACTCGTCAATCTGGTCTCTTACACTGTAGGTGATCTCATAATCTATACCCTCAGGAAAAATCTTTGCCTGTTCTTCCAGAATCTCACGTACACTTTTATCAATTTCTACCGCATTGGCTCCACTTTGCTGCACAATATCAATAGTTACCGAAGGGCGGCCATCCAGGCGGTTCTGACTGGTATAGTTAGAAGCACCAAACTCTATACGTGCTACATCTCGCAGGTGCAGTTGTAAGCCGTCCTGCTCAGATTTGATCACTATATTTTCATACTCTTCCGGTTCGCTAAATCTACCTGTGTGTTTCAGGGGAATTTCAAATACTTCGTCAGAGTTCTCACCAAACTTACCCGGTGCGGCTTCAAAACTCTGATCCTGTATTTGTTGGTATACATCGCGCGGCGTAAGTCCATATAGGGCTAGCCTTTCGGGGTTTAGCCAGATACGCATGGCGTAGTCTCGCGAGCGTAGAATGGCTGCCTCGGCTAGTCCTTCAACGCGTTTAAGCTCTCTCCTTACGTTCATACGGGTGTAGGCATTCAGAAAAGTCTCGTTGTAAGGTGAGTTCTCTTCTTCGGCAAAGATGTTAATAGTCATCAGAGTACCCTTCATCCTCTTCATTACGGTAATTCCCGACTCTACAACTTCCGGGGGAATTTGCTGGACTACCGTAGAGATACGGTTCTGGATATCTACTGCTGCCAGATCGGGATCGGTACCCGGTTCAAAGTATACCGATACTCTACCTTTACCAGAGTTTGTAGCGGTAGAACGGGCATAGGTCATATTTTCAGTACCGTTAATGGCTTCCTCTATGGGCAACAGCACCGATTTGGCCACAGTTTCGGCATTACCTCCCGGATAATACACCTCCACACTAACACTGGGTGGGGCAATTTCAGGAAATCGTTCTACCGGTAGCTGAAATATACTGGCGGCTCCTGCCAGCACCAGAACTATAGAGATAACTAGGGTGAGTACTGGCCGGTCTATTATTTTTTTTAACATAGTATCTTACTGCTTATTCAAAATATTAGATGCGTAGTGATAGAATGAATCTATTCTCCGGATAGATCTTAAGTAAAATTCAGGGTATGGTATTACTATACCCTTATTGGCTGCTTAGCAGCTTTTGAGGGAAGTCTGCCACAAACTGACTCATATGCAGGGTAGCCATGAGCAGATTGACATCGGAACTTCGGTAGATAAAGCGGGAGAATAGAAATGAAAAAAGTTGTGATTGAAAAAGAAGGAAACAGTGTAACTGTACTGTTGCCTTTAAGAGAAGCAGGCCTGAAACGATCAAGGCTCAGTTTTCGGTAATTGGCTAGAAATGTAAAAATCATGACTAAAGAGGCAATGCTAAAAAATATGGTATATGCCTGCCAAGCCTTTTCCTATGCATTGTAAGGCATTAGACACAAGCTTTACAGGCAATTTTATAAAAAATACAAACTGTCTCTCTCTAAATCTGCTACTATCAGCTTACTGTATGCTGGTAGTAGCGGTGTTGTTCATTAACAATTGACCGGGCTGTATAGGCTTCACTTTAACGCCATTTGCCAGTTTATTAATGCCGGATACTACGATTTTATCATCAGGGTTCAGGGTTTCGCCACTCACAATGTATTGTTTTCCACTACGCCCCTCTATCTGTATTTCTCTTCTTACTACAGTGCTATCCTCTTCCTGAAACTTAAAGACAAACCTTTTGTCCTGAATAGATGTAGTAGCCCCCTGAGGAATAAGTATCGCATTAGGGTAAATCTGTTCCATAATAATTTTGCCGGTGCTTCCGGATCTTAAAAGCGTATCAGGGTTGTCAAATTTTGCTCTTAAGTTGATAGAGCCCGTAGACTTGTCAATTTGTCCTGAATTGGCATCTATGTTACCTGCTCTTTCGTACTCTGAGCCATCAGATAGTACAAGTTTTACCTCATTGTTCATCTTTTTAGAAGTAGAGTCGCCCTTCATCCGCTCATAATACAGATAGTCTGACTCACTCATAGAAAAATAAACATATACATCCTCAATATTAGAAAGGGTGGTTAGAGGCTGATCATCAGTCTTTTTAACCAGGTTACCAATAGATTTAGGAATTCTACCGATAAATCCGCTTACAGGAGCGCGGATGGTCGTAAACTCCAGATTGATACGCATATTTGCGGCCATGGCCTGTGCACGATCCAGTGAAGACTGTGCTACTTCGTAATCAGCTTTAGCAGTCTCCATTCTTACCTCTGAAATTACTTCATTATCTATAAGAGGTTGAATTCGGTCAATTTCAGTTTTTGCTTTCCTGAGTTTGGCCTGTTCAACCTTTACATTAGCGATAGCATTCTTTAGGTCTTCTTCGTAAGGCTGGCTGTTAATTTTAAATAAAGGCTGACCTTTCTCTACATAGTCTCCTTCATCTACATAAATTTCCTCAAGTATACCATCTACCTGAGGTCGGATTCCGACATTTTCTACACCTTCTATAGAGCCTAGATATTGAAATGACTTAGCCGCTTTTTCTTCCTGCAAGGTCATAACAGGAAGGGGAAGGCCTTCATCTTTTGGTTCAGTTTCCTGACAACTCACTAGAGAAAGCAGCAAAAAAGCGGAAATAGCGAAGAAATAAATATTTTTATACGGGTAAAGACTGTTTCTCATTTTCATCCGTTTGTATAAGGTTGGTTTTTTTTCCGTTCAAAGGTCAATAACTGTTCTACAATAAGAACAGTGCGTCAGTCTGCACTCATAAACCCCTGTTTTTCAATAATTTGTTAATTATGGTTGGGATGACTTATCGGTAAAACCAATGATAGGTGTAGAATGTTTGGGTAATTTAATTACAGATTGTAGAAAAGTTCTGCACTTGGGGCTAACCACAATTAGTAGATTCTACAGTTAAAGTGCATAAAATAAAGATGACAAAGTCAGTTTTTGGCGATAAAAATATTTTTCTGTACTATAATCAATAGTAGCACATTTACCCTACCATTAGGTTGGCAGTAGGATACCTATAGTTTTCACTGGAAGCACGAGAACGAGTACTTAGCGCAACGGCAAAAGTGAGCGTGCCTACCCTACCTAAAAACATAGATATAATGATCAACAACTTGCCTGCCGTACTAAGCTCTGCTGTAATCCCTGTACTCAAACCAACAGTGCCAAAAGCTGATACCTGTTCAAAAACCAGAGAAATTAATTCTATACCTTCTTCTGTAATGCTCAGCAGGAGTACAATAATGGCGTTGATAGCAATGCCGTAAAAGAAAATAGAAAGTGATTTATATAGAATTTCTGTAGGGATATAGCGGTTACTGATATGAATTCGCGACCTGCCCCTAGTGGTAGCTACTACAGACATCACAATCAGGTAAAAGGTAGATGTTTTGATACCTCCAGCCGTTGAGGCGGAGGCTCCTCCAATAAACATAAGAATCATCATCATGATAAGGGTAGGGCTCATCAGCTTAGAGATATCTACCGTATTAAAGCCCGCAGTACGAGTAGTCGCCGACTGAAAAAAGCTGGTAATCATGGCTTCAGTCATGTTTGAGTCTGCCAGTACATTATCTCTCTCTATCCAGTAAAAAAGGCCCATCCCTACCAATATCAGTATTACTGAGACATTAACTGCAATTTTAGTCCCGAGTTGCCAGTCTTTCCAGGGGTGTTCCAGTCGGTCCCGCAGGCGGCTGGGCGAGAATATATCTTTAATTGGGGCAAAGCCTATAGCTCCCAGTATTAGTGAAATGGCGAGAATAACGTGCAGTATGTAGTTGTTCCGTACAACATCTTCGTACAATCCGTTGGTAAAGATGCTAAAGCCAGCATTACAGAAGGCAGATACAGCATGAAAGGCAGAGAAGAAAATTTTTTCTCCTACACTATCAAAGGGAATATTCCAGCTAAGATACAATAAGACAAAGGTGCCAAACTCTATAAAAAAAGTGATGAAGATAATCTGGCGTAGTAGACTGCCCGAGGAAGATAAGGTTTCGGTATCTAAATAATCAGGCACCAATGTTTTTTGACGAAAACTGGCCCCTCCACTTAAGAAAGACGCAAAGAAGGAGGCAAAAGACAAAATTCCTAACCCTCCCAGTTGTATGAGTACCAGAATAACCAACTGCCCTTTCATGGTAAAGAAAGTAGCAGTATCAACCACAATAAGGCCAGTAACACAGCTGGCACTTACTGCGGTAAAAAAGGCGTCTATTAAGCGCATGCTACCAGGCTGGGTAGTCATGGCAGGAAACATCAGCAGGATTGTGCCTACAGCTATCAAAATAACAAAGCTGATGACAAAAGCCGCTCCCGGCCGCACCTTAATATTACTGATCAGGCTACTGGCTTTAGAAACTTCAAGTATTAAAATCAGGCTGAGCAGCACGCTGGTAAAGTATTCTGCAAAAGCGGGCTCATCCACCATGCCTACCCACTGGTAAAGGTGTAACTCTGTACTGGAAAAAAGTGAGGCAACCTGGCGGCTAAGCAGTAAGGCCATCAAAGAGGCTTCAATCGGCCGTTCTTTGATAAACACTATGCGTTTGAAGGCATAGAGCCATTTTACAAAAAAAACGCCCAGGAATATCCAAAGTACTACATTAATGGTAATGAAGATGCTGTGTTTTTCTTCCAGACTGATGCTAAACCCATAATTGTATAATAGGAGGCATAAGCCCAGTATAGTATTTACTGCATTGATCACATGGGTAGTGCGCAGAATAGCAGGTCGGCTGTCGTAAAGCAAATTATTGAGCCTCTTGACTACAATATCTTTGCTTAGCTTCATGTAAGTAGGGTGTTTTGGCCTAGCACTTTTTTCGCTTCTTCTAAAAGGCGTTTATACTCTATTGAAACTACCCCAGTATACTCACATACTATTCCTCCTCCCAGATTTGCCAGTTCGGCAAGCAGCCTTGGAGAAAGTTCAAGTGCCAGACAAAGGGCCGCAATACTAATTACTGTATCGCCAGCTCCTGATACATCTGCAATTTTGCGAATATGCGCAGGAATGACGTGTTTTTCCTCTTGCCCATGATAAGCAGCGTCTATGTATACCCCCTTCTCTGACATGGTAACAAAAGTAGTATTTACCTGCAATAGAGCTTTAAGTTTGGTAGAAGCCTGCGCAACTGCCTGCTCCGTAGTGAGCGAGGTCTCGTGTTTTTCTTTGTGCAGAGCCAGGCCTTCTACCTGCATACCCTCTCTTAGCTCTTTAAGGTTGGGCTTAAAAAGTGTAGCTTCTTTGTAGTGTAAAAAGTTGCGGCGTTTAGGATCAACGGTAGTAGGTATCTGATGTTTTTTTGCCAGGGCGATAGTTTGCTGTATCAGTGGTTCGCTGAGTACGCCTTTATCGTAATCCTGGAAGATAACCACATCTGCCTGAGGAAGTAGTTTTTCTATCACCTTCAGCAGTGATTCCCGGTCTTCATCTATAAGTAATTCATCATCTTCGGAATCTACCCTGAGCATTTGTTGAGAACCCGCAATTACACGTTCTTTTACAGTGGTAAGGCGGTTTTTACTTTTGACGATACCTGCTCCGGATATATTTTGCTCTTCCAGCAAGCTATGGAAGTCACCCGCAGCATGGTCATCTCCTATCACAGCGCAAAGAAGAGGGGTAGCACCCAGGGCCTGTACATTAAGAGCGACATTTGCCGCACCTCCTAATCTTTTTTCTCTTTTGCGTACGTGTACAATAGGCACAGGAGCTTCAGGAGAGATACGTTCTACCTTTCCCCAGATATAGGCATCCAGCATGACATCACCTATGATCAATACTTTCAGGTCACGAAAGGCCTCAAATATTTCGTCTAAAGTCTTCCCCATCTCCTATAAGCTAAAAAGTCCCTCTGCTAAGAGGGACTCTTTTAAATAAATTACTTCAGTTTACTTAATGCTTCTTTAATACGGCTGATCGCTTCCTCCAACTGCTCGTCAGATGCGGCGTAAGAAAGGCGTACGCACTTAGGCGCGCCAAATGCTTCGCCAGTAACCAGAGAAACGTGGGCTGTATTTAATATATACATGCACAAGTCTCCGGCATTGTTAATAGTAGTTTCACCATCAGACTTGCCAAAGTACTCACTCACATCCGGGAAAATATAGAAAGCACCATTAGGCTCATAGGTTTTGATACCAGGTACCTCCTGTAGTTTTTCCAATACCAAAGCTCTACGTCGCAGGTAAGCCTTTGCCATCTCCTGAGTAGGCGCCATATCGCCGTTAAGTGCGGCAATAGCTGCACGCTGCGCAATACCATTGGTGCCAGAAGTAAACTGTCCCTGAATTTTTCCGCAAGCTTTAGCGATAGGAAGAGGAGCGGCAATATAGCCAAGTCGCCAGCCCGTCATGGCATAACCTTTAGAGAAACCATTAACCGTAACTGTGCGCTCCATCATACCAGGCATACTGGCAATACTCACATGCTCGCCGCTAAAGTTGATGTGCTCATAAATTTCGTCGGCTACAACTATAATTTCAGGATGGTCTGCTAATACTTCGGCCATTGCGCTGAGTTCTTCACGATTAAAAACAGCGCCAGTAGGATTGCAGGGAGAAGAGAATATTACCGCTTTGGTTTTAGAGGTAATAGCTTCTTTAAGCTGATCTGAAGTAGCCTTGAAGTTGTTTTCTATATCCCCGTTGATGAATACAGGTACTCCTTCTGCCAGCTTAATAATTTCTGCATAGCTTACCCAGTAAGGCGCGTACACAATTACCTCATCGCCCGCGTTAAGCAGGCACATAAAAGTGTTAGCAATAGATTGCTTGGCACCGGTAGAAACAACTATCTGCTCAGGAGTATAGCTGAGCTTATTTTCTCTCTCCAGCTTGTCTGCGATGGCCTGACGTAGATCCAGGTAGCCGGGTACAGGAGAGTAGGAGAAATATTTACCCTCGTCAATAGCGTCTTTAGCAGCTTCGCAAATATGCTTGGGAGTCTTGAAGTCAGGTTCGCCCAGACTCAGGCTAATAACATCAACACCCTTTGATTTTAATTCACGTGCTTTTTGAGCCATGGCAATGGTTGCCGACTCTTCCATGGCCTTAATTCTGTCGGATAGTTGCTCCATAGTGTATAATATTTAGTAATAGGTGTGTTTTGACTGATAAAAACGCAAAACGGGGCAAAATTAATGATTACTGTTTAGAGATACTAGGTTTAAGATTGAAAGTATGTCCCTTATCTTGTAAAAATACGTAACAGATGGCTTGTATTCTTATAAAGTATTCACTGATAATTTAGAAATATTGCGATTATTTTATGAACTTTGGGCGTTATGAACTTGTCTATATACTAGCACGGGGCCGACCGGTTTTGACAGGATGAGCGGTTACGTGTGTAAGCATGCAGGCACATAGGGTGAGTGCCTTGATCAATAGCTCTAACACTATAATTGGCGAATCTAATTACGCCATGGCTGCCTAATTTTAGCCTGATATAGGTTAAAATTTGGGCTTACGGTTGAGCGACAACGCTCCCGGGCCACATCCCACAAAGCCTCTGTTCTTTAGGTTTTGAGTCTGGGGTGTCGAAATTTAGA
This window of the Porifericola rhodea genome carries:
- a CDS encoding efflux transporter outer membrane subunit, whose translation is MECIKQFATISIILITAISCKVGDNYQRPQFDKIDSYYGISQLDTTSLANQTTLADVNWRDYFEDSTLIALIDTALINNIELLKGAKQIEIGSQNLELSKANFYPSLGISPFEYNREYYSENYNNYGSNRARRNHGENPPKTLYTERLAYSTTIFASWEIDLWGKLRWQKEAAQASFMQSEEFQKAVQTAIVAEIASTYYNMLMINSQIAVAERNLELGRNTLDIVKLQFEADETTSLAIQQTESQILRAESLIPQLEREYTLLENRLNQLLGRYPQPIDIEQNLEDVTFDDRYVVGVPLELINNRPDIAAAEYQLIASNARVGVTQAMKYPSIMLNASTGLNSFVFDSFLDPMGSGFALINGAIFQPLFQNRRLKTNHSIAVSERQLAELDFKDNIILAVREVSDALVTIEKLREEYSIAQKRIVVSSKGVRDASLLFQSGFANYLEVINAQEDALQSELDLANLKRQIILANIELYRSLGGGWK
- a CDS encoding efflux RND transporter permease subunit codes for the protein MLKKIIDRPVLTLVISIVLVLAGAASIFQLPVERFPEIAPPSVSVEVYYPGGNAETVAKSVLLPIEEAINGTENMTYARSTATNSGKGRVSVYFEPGTDPDLAAVDIQNRISTVVQQIPPEVVESGITVMKRMKGTLMTINIFAEEENSPYNETFLNAYTRMNVRRELKRVEGLAEAAILRSRDYAMRIWLNPERLALYGLTPRDVYQQIQDQSFEAAPGKFGENSDEVFEIPLKHTGRFSEPEEYENIVIKSEQDGLQLHLRDVARIEFGASNYTSQNRLDGRPSVTIDIVQQSGANAVEIDKSVREILEEQAKIFPEGIDYEITYSVRDQIDESMGHVKQTLIEAFILVFLVVFIFLQDFKATFITAITIPISLVGTFFFLSLVGVSMNVLSMFSIVLSIGIVVDNAIVVVEAIFEKMQHYSMTAREAVTSALTEITGAIVSITMVIAAVFLPVGFLQGPVGVFYQEFAYTIIIAVIISAIIALTLGPVLFILLYKNLDEKAKKNRVMEKLEQSKKVRKVKEVGTLGLRKFDRLFDTFTKKYVSLARKAIKFKWVSLAGLVGVVLLTAFLANRTPQAFIPTEDDNFLIFTLTLPEGASLHRTNQALVEADSILQLEPAVESVNTVSGYNVVSGSESPSSGLGYVILKEIGERGDIEDINELIKHLMSKLSVISDAQGINMYPRPTVQGFGDFDGVQIMLQDLSDGDLSEFGVLVNEFIAELNQQEEISNAFTSYNTNFPQYRLNIDYKKAKALGVSVKDMMFTVQSNFGRTRVGDFNRFTRQYGVFMQSDISYRETPEAFNAIFVKNNENEMVPLNTIVQLEETFGPETVTRYNLYNAARINITPAEGYSTGDVMDRIEQLSDQTLPASLNFEWTGMSLEEKKSGSDSIIVFIISIVLVYFILAAQYESFWLPMAVMLSLPTGILGVFAFINLAGIDNNIYVQVGIIMLIGLLAKNAILIVEFAAQKREAGADILDAVLDASALRLRAIVMTSLAFTAGLVPLMFSEGSSAIGNRSVSIGTAGGMLSGVFLGILIIPVLTYLFIQLSERFNIKTT
- a CDS encoding efflux RND transporter periplasmic adaptor subunit yields the protein MRNSLYPYKNIYFFAISAFLLLSLVSCQETEPKDEGLPLPVMTLQEEKAAKSFQYLGSIEGVENVGIRPQVDGILEEIYVDEGDYVEKGQPLFKINSQPYEEDLKNAIANVKVEQAKLRKAKTEIDRIQPLIDNEVISEVRMETAKADYEVAQSSLDRAQAMAANMRINLEFTTIRAPVSGFIGRIPKSIGNLVKKTDDQPLTTLSNIEDVYVYFSMSESDYLYYERMKGDSTSKKMNNEVKLVLSDGSEYERAGNIDANSGQIDKSTGSINLRAKFDNPDTLLRSGSTGKIIMEQIYPNAILIPQGATTSIQDKRFVFKFQEEDSTVVRREIQIEGRSGKQYIVSGETLNPDDKIVVSGINKLANGVKVKPIQPGQLLMNNTATTSIQ
- a CDS encoding TrkH family potassium uptake protein; the encoded protein is MKLSKDIVVKRLNNLLYDSRPAILRTTHVINAVNTILGLCLLLYNYGFSISLEEKHSIFITINVVLWIFLGVFFVKWLYAFKRIVFIKERPIEASLMALLLSRQVASLFSSTELHLYQWVGMVDEPAFAEYFTSVLLSLILILEVSKASSLISNIKVRPGAAFVISFVILIAVGTILLMFPAMTTQPGSMRLIDAFFTAVSASCVTGLIVVDTATFFTMKGQLVILVLIQLGGLGILSFASFFASFLSGGASFRQKTLVPDYLDTETLSSSGSLLRQIIFITFFIEFGTFVLLYLSWNIPFDSVGEKIFFSAFHAVSAFCNAGFSIFTNGLYEDVVRNNYILHVILAISLILGAIGFAPIKDIFSPSRLRDRLEHPWKDWQLGTKIAVNVSVILILVGMGLFYWIERDNVLADSNMTEAMITSFFQSATTRTAGFNTVDISKLMSPTLIMMMILMFIGGASASTAGGIKTSTFYLIVMSVVATTRGRSRIHISNRYIPTEILYKSLSIFFYGIAINAIIVLLLSITEEGIELISLVFEQVSAFGTVGLSTGITAELSTAGKLLIIISMFLGRVGTLTFAVALSTRSRASSENYRYPTANLMVG
- a CDS encoding bifunctional heptose 7-phosphate kinase/heptose 1-phosphate adenyltransferase; this encodes MGKTLDEIFEAFRDLKVLIIGDVMLDAYIWGKVERISPEAPVPIVHVRKREKRLGGAANVALNVQALGATPLLCAVIGDDHAAGDFHSLLEEQNISGAGIVKSKNRLTTVKERVIAGSQQMLRVDSEDDELLIDEDRESLLKVIEKLLPQADVVIFQDYDKGVLSEPLIQQTIALAKKHQIPTTVDPKRRNFLHYKEATLFKPNLKELREGMQVEGLALHKEKHETSLTTEQAVAQASTKLKALLQVNTTFVTMSEKGVYIDAAYHGQEEKHVIPAHIRKIADVSGAGDTVISIAALCLALELSPRLLAELANLGGGIVCEYTGVVSIEYKRLLEEAKKVLGQNTLLT
- a CDS encoding pyridoxal phosphate-dependent aminotransferase; this encodes MEQLSDRIKAMEESATIAMAQKARELKSKGVDVISLSLGEPDFKTPKHICEAAKDAIDEGKYFSYSPVPGYLDLRQAIADKLERENKLSYTPEQIVVSTGAKQSIANTFMCLLNAGDEVIVYAPYWVSYAEIIKLAEGVPVFINGDIENNFKATSDQLKEAITSKTKAVIFSSPCNPTGAVFNREELSAMAEVLADHPEIIVVADEIYEHINFSGEHVSIASMPGMMERTVTVNGFSKGYAMTGWRLGYIAAPLPIAKACGKIQGQFTSGTNGIAQRAAIAALNGDMAPTQEMAKAYLRRRALVLEKLQEVPGIKTYEPNGAFYIFPDVSEYFGKSDGETTINNAGDLCMYILNTAHVSLVTGEAFGAPKCVRLSYAASDEQLEEAISRIKEALSKLK